The Candidatus Thermoplasmatota archaeon sequence TGCGCTTGCCCTATTTGGCATTCTCGATTAGGGTCTCGTAGAACTTCACGAGCTTCTCGGTGCACGTCTCCACAGAGTATCTCTCGGCCATTCGCCTGGTTTCCGTCTTCAGGCCACCGTTGAACTCAAGGGCACGTATGACCGCTCTGGAGCAGTCGAACGGATTATCCGGCTCGAAGAGGAATCCCGTCTCTCCGTCCTTCACGAACTCGGGAATCGCTCGGAAGTTGACTCCAGCAACACATTTCCCTGTGGCCATGGCCTCCAAGACGACGAGGCCCTGCGTCTCGAATTTCGATGTGATCGCGAAAGCATCACAGGCGGCGTAGTAGTTCGGTAGCATCTCGTCGTCGATGAATCCCGCGAATATCACATCGTCATCGAGCCCTAGTTTGTGGGCGTGCCTCTGACAGTTGTCCATATCGGGTCCAGATCCCACGAACATCAGCTTGGCCTCTGGCTTCTCCTTCTTGACGAGATAGAACGCGCCCAGGAGCGTGTTCACGTTCTTCTCCGGCGACAGCCGTCCGACGTGGAGGACCACGTCGTTTCCATCGAGGTCCCATGCCTCTCGAACCTCTCGTCCGGACACATTCGTGTTGAACCTCTTCGTGTCTATCCCTGTGGGAATTACCTCCATCATCTTGACCCGGGGCGCAAGCGCCCTCACCTCTCGGGCGATCGCGGACGTCGGCACGACAACGCCCCGGCACCTGTGAAGGAAGAACCTGAGGTAGCGCCGAACAAGCCAGCCCACGAATGAAACGTTCAGCTTCAGTGGCGAGTAGTAATTGAGCGCGTCCAGGACCATCGTGTGGAACGTGAGGACGTACGGCACCCGCAGCTCTCTCGACGCCCACATGCTCTTCATCCCAACAACGGCGACGCCGTGGCTGTGCATGAGATCTGGCTCGTAGTCCCTCATTGCCAGGGTGAGCCTGTCGCTGAACACCTTCGCCATCCTGTACCCTGGATATTTCTTGAACTCCCTCGCCTTGCAGTATATCGCTTTTTCGTCGGGTGGATTGCCGTTCTTCTTGTCCTCAGGAGCACACACGAAGACGTCGTGGCCCATCCCTTCAAGGGTCTTCCTCGTCGTCAACAAAGAATTCACTACACCGTCCACCGTTGGCAGGTATGTGTCCGTGAACAGCCCTATTCTCATCCCATCCCTCAGATGATCTTCTTGAGCTTCGACAGAACGTCCGCCGGATTCCTTCCTAGCAGACGAATCATGGGTTCCTTGCCCTTCGCACCCTCGTCGTATATGACATCGGGAACCGAGCCCGAATCACTCATCGCTTGTCTCGTTCCCCATTCCATGGAGGATACACCTTCAGGCTCTTTGGATCGGTCGAAGCTCGCCACCACTAGGTCAGCCGCTTCACACGAATGCAAAGTTTCCTCCCTGTATTTTAAGTTTATCGCACTCCTTATCAACGGATTGAACTCAGCGGCTGCCAGTATTATCCTCGCAACGTGCGTGCTTGCGCCGAAATCGGGACATCCAGTACTTCCAACACTGTCACCGACCCTGATGAGCCTTCCTCTGAGGGCGCACACCTCACTGGCGTCCGTCGCGAGGGGGAGAGCGTATCCGAAGTTCATGCCGACTTCTGGGACGTTTTCGGCGGGGAGAAGGGACTTCAGACTCTCGATCGCATCGAACAGATCCTTCCATACCGAGTATCTGTCCACGACATGGTGAGTATTGATGACCCTCGCGCCTTTCCCGATCTCATAGCCGAACTGGAACCCGAGAGATATCCTCCTTTTCGCCCGTCTGACACTCTCTTCCATGCCCATCTGCCGCGCAAGATTGGCAGCGATCAGGGCGGAGAAGGCACATCCGCTTCCATGCACGTCCCCCTCGAACCGATGCCCCCTGAACTCCACGTATGTGCTGCCGTCGAAGAGGACGTCCGTGGCGTCATCGCCGAAGTGGCCGCCCTTCACGAGGACGTTCTCAGAGCCCAGGCCATGGAGAATCGAACAGGCCTTCCTCACATCTTCCATGTTCTCGACCGCGATACCGGCCAGGGCAGATGCCTCGTGGATGTTGGGAGTGAGGAGGTCCGCCATGGGAATCAGTTCCCTTTTCAGACTGTCCACAAGTCCGGTCGAGTGAAGTGGTTCGCCCACGGTAGAGACAAGGACCGGATCCACTACAATGGGGAAGCCCTTGTCCTTCAAGGCGCTGGAAACCACGGACACGATCTCGCCCGAGTATAGCATTCCGGTTTTGGCGGCCTTGACGTCGAGATCTGTGAGAACAGCGGCGAACTGCTCCTCGATCAGGGAAACGGGAAGTGGATGGATGCTTCGTACCGTCTGCGTGTTCTGCGCGGTAACGGATGTCAGAACAGCGCATCCGTGCACATCCACGGACGCGAATGCCTTTGTGTCAGCTAGAACACCGGCACCTCCGGAGGAATCGCTACCAGCGACCGTGAGAGCTGCTATCATGTGTGGGGGAAAGTCCACCGACATATTAACTCTGACTCTCGCAACGCTTAAATAGACTGACGTCAATCGAAACATGGTGTAATGCAGGTCAGAAGCGGGCACATCGTATTCGACAAAGCAACGCGGTACATCGACCTCTTGCCAGTCTATGAGGAGGTGTACAAGAGATTCTTGGAGGAAACGGACCAAATGCCCGAGGCTGAGCCTGAGTTCCTCGATGTCCTGATCGAGGAGAACATGGTGGACCTGAGAAGCAATCGGAAACCCGAGGGGTACAACCGCAGCGGTCACATGCGACTCATCTTCCCGCTCTCAGGCAGAGTGGAGTGCTACGTTTACGGGAGGACGATGAGCAGCGAGATCGCCCGGGTCACTGAGCTCCTGAGCGGCATGTTCAAGAAATCCGGGCTCGACAATTCGATCGAGTGGGACAGGATGCTCCTGCACCTGGAAAAGAAATAGTCAATCAGTGGGGAAGGGCACTTCTGCTATCGTCGAATATATCGGACCGGTCGTTTCCAACACACTCTTCTTGAGCTTCAGTCCGTCGACCATCTGAGCACCGAAGTCGGCGGCCTTCGTCTTCGAGAGTATCTCCTGAATCATCTCCTTGCCCTTGCTTCCCTTGAGTCTGCCGACGGTCACGTGAGGAGAGAACCCCCTGCCTTCCCGCTTGAAACCCAGCGGCGCCATCTCGTCGTTCAGAAACTTCGAGACATCCGCCAGCGGGTCGGAGTTCACAAGGCCTATCCACACGACCTTGATGTAGTTCATGTTGGGAAACGCGCCCGTCCCCTTGAACCCGATCTCGAACGGCTTGACGCCGGTCACGGCCTCCTTCATGATACTCTCGATCTTGGGCACCAGTCCCTCATCGGTAGGACCGAGGAACTTGAGCGTCATGTGGATTTGTTCGATTCGGACAGCCTTCAGCCGCGCGCCTGTGCCCTGAAGCGCCTTGGAGAAGTTCTCGATGAGCGGGTTGGGATCGAGATCAACGGAGATGAATGCCCGGAAAGACACACCATCACTAACATAGGGATAGCAGATAACACTTTCTCTAGGACACTTCCGTTCCTTTGAACCTCTTCCCGAGGATTGCGCCCCGCAGGGATGACAGATCCCTCCCGTCCAGGACAAGCAGAGCGATGCCTGCCTTCTTGATTATCCGAGCGCCGACGATGTCAAAAATCACGTTCGGACCCGCTTTCCCCGCCGTCCCGCTGGAGAGAGCGATGAGGTCGTCATGCGTCATCCTGCCTATCCGCCGGGCGTCCCGGAACCGCCTGGGGTCCTTCGTGTAGACGCCATCCACGTTGGACGCGTTGACGAGCCTGTCCGCGTCGACCTTCTGCGCCAGCCTGGCTGCAACACCGTCGGTCGTCCTTCCGGGGCGCGTACCGCCCATGACGACGATTCTCCTCTCCTTCGCTTCTTGGATGACCCCGGAGTAGGAGGCTGGCGGGAAGGGATTGGCCTCTTCCCCGATCGCGGCGCTCAGGAGCATCGCATTGATTCTCGTGGCTCTGATTCCCATGAGGTCGAGGTATCTCTCGCTCGCGCCCAGTTCTCTCCCCGCCTCGATGTAGGATCTCGAGACCTTCCCACCGCCCGCGACGATGAAGAGCTTGACCTTGCGACCCGCATCGCGCAGTGTGCGCCCGAGATCCCTGAGAAAAGAGATGTCCTCGTAGTCGAGAATCGAGCCGCCAATGGATACTACAACCCTCTCCATCAAATCCCTAACTTAATATGCGTGAAGGATTTAAGGAATAAAAAGAATGCGGTGAAGATGGGACATGAGCCAGGAGATAGCGAGATACAAGTTCAAAAGGGACCTCGAGAGGATCCGTGATGCAAAAGGTAGAGGTACCGAGCTCATCTCGCTCTACGTCCCGCCGGACAAGCAGATATCGGATGCGATGTCGTATCTCAGAAACGAGTACTCGCAGTCTTCGAACATCAAGTCGAAGGGTACGAGGAAGAACGTGATGGCCGCCATAGAGTCCATCATGAGCAGGTTGAAAGTCTACAAGAGGCCGCCTGAGAACGGGGTCGTCTTCTTCATCGGTCACAAGTCCGCGTCGGCCGACCAGACTCAGATGGTCCAGTTCGTGATAGAACCGCCCGAGCCGACACCGACGTTCCTGTACCGATGCGATTCGGAATTCTTCGTGGAACCGCTTCTCCAGATGCTGGAGGAGAAGGACACGTACGGGCTCATCGTTGTGGACAGAAGCGAGGCAACGGTGGGTTTCCTGAGAGGCAGAAGGATCGAACTCGTCAAGAACATCCAGTCGCTCGTTCCAAGCAAGCACAGCAAGGGAGGGCAATCGGCACGAAGGTTCGAGAGGCTGATTGAGATCGCCGCTCACGAGTTCTTCACGAAGGTCGGCAACCTGGCGAATGAGGCCTTCCTCTCTGAGGAGGGGCTGAACGGCATTCTTGTGGGAGGACCCGGAGCCACGAAAGATTTCTTCGCCTCCAAGGAATACCTCCATCACGAGCTCAGAAAAAAGCTCATGGACACGTTCGATACGGGCTACACTGACGAATACGGTCTGCGCGAACTCGTGGAGAAGGCTCAGAATGCGCTCTCCGACCTGGACCTGATGCGGGAGAAGAAGCTGATCGACAGGCTCCTGAAGGAGATAAAGAAACCGGATGCTGGTCTCGCGGTCTACGGTGAGCAACACGTTCGCGAGGCGCTGAAACTGGGCGCCGTCGACATACTGCTACTCTCCGAGGGCATTGAGAGGAGGAGGCTCGACTACATCTGCGAGAGCTGCGGAGCGAAGGAATCCCTGTCCGTCGACTCCGTCCCGCACAACAAGAAGTGCGAGAGTTGCGGCGAGACCATGGTCCTGGATGAGGAGTTTGACCTTCTCGAGAACATCTACAACGAGGCCCAGGCGGCGGGAGCGAAAGTTGAGATTGTGTCCACGGACTCGGAAGAGGGACAACTCCTGTTGAAGGCCTTCGGCGGGTACGCGGGAATCCTGAGATACAGGGTGAGCTGATGTTGAGGGATCCCTGGGCGGAGATAGAGGATGACCTGAGGGACATCAGGCGCAAAGCCGAGGAGAAGCTGGCGGTTGAGCATCTTGACATACCGCTGGAGACCCCTCCAGAGGGCCTCGGGGACATCTGCTTTCCTGCCTTCCAGTACTCTCAGGCCCTCAAGGCCAGCCCGGAGGACAGCGCTGAGCGGATCGTCTCGGCGATGGACACGGGAGAGTACTTCTCAAAGCACGAGGCCGCGAGAGGATACGTCAACTCCTTCATCGACTGGGGAAAGCTCACGCCTCAGGTGGTCGAGTCCATCCTCTCGCTCGGACCTGAGTTCGGCTGTCTTGAGCCAAAGGACGAGAGGATCCTGCTGGAGCACACTAGCGTCAATCCCACGGGCCCCATCCACATCGGCCGTTCAAGGAACTCGATAATCGGGGACACCCTCGCACGCGTTCTGAGAAGGGCGGGTTACGACGTCACTACCGAGTTCTTGGTCAATGACACCGGGAGGCAGATGGTCGTTCTGACGTGGGCGACGCAGAACATCTCGGAAGATGAGCTCCCGAAGGCGCGAAGGGACAAGGATGACCATCTCATCGTGCGATACTACCAGAAGGCCTACGAGATACTGGAATCTGACACGACCCTTGAGAAGACGATCGAAGACCTCGTGCTCAGGCTCGACAGGGGCGAGGAGAAGATCGTCCGCGATGTGAAGGCGGTGGCGGAGAAGGTCATGAAAGGGATGGTCTCCACCCTCAAGGAGATCGGCGTGACCCTCGACTCGTACTTCTGGGAGTCCAGCACGATACTGGACGGCAGCGTCCATGAGGTTATCGAGTCCCTCAAGAGGTCGGAGAACGCTCACTCGGACGCGGGGGCCTACTACCTCGACCTCGAATCCTCCGGGATTCACGGGTGGGACGCCCGCTTCTTCTTCACAAGAAAGGACGGGACATCACTGTACACGACTCGAGACATCGCCTACCACCTCGGTAAGTTCAAGCGGTGCGATGTCGCGATAAACGTCCTCGGCGAGGACCAGAAACTGGGAATGAAGCAGCTAACGCTCGCCTTGGACATGATGGGGGTCGAGAAGAGGCCTGAGACGGTCTTCTACGCCTTCGTCTCCTCCCCCGAGGGGAAGATGTCCACCAGGAGCGGTACGACCGTGCTCTTGGACGATCTGATAGACGAATCGAGAGCCAGGGCGGCCGAGGAGGTGAAGAAGAGGAGGCCGGAGCTCTCTCCGGAGAGGATAGAGAGCATCGCCAACATCGTGGGAACGGGCGCCGTGCGGTACAACATCCTCAGGGTCCAGCCCGAGAAGAAGATAGTCTTCAAGTGGGAGGAGGCCTTGAACTTCGATGGGAACACCGCCCCGTTCATTCAATACTCTCACGCTCGAGCCTGCAGCATCCTGAGGAAGGCTCCAGATAGAACGGGGAAGGACTACGGACTCCTCGCACACCCGTCCGAGATACGGCTGGTGAACACGCTGAGCAGGTTTCCCGCCGTAATCCGAAACTGTGCGGGGAGCCTGAGAGTGCATTCGCTGGCGTCTTACGCCTATGACCTGTCGTCCGATTTCAACCAGTTCTACCGCGACTGCGGAGTGATCCGTGCAGAGTCAGAGCTGCGGGATGCAAGGGGTGCCCTCGTGGAGTGTACAAAGATAGTCCTGGTGAGCTGCCTCGACACGATGGGAATTCAAGCTCCAGAGGAGATGTGAGCTACTTCTTCGTCTTCTTCTTCTTCTCCTTCTTCTCCTTTGGCTCTTCCTTCTTCTCTCTCCTCTTGAACTTCAGCTCTCCTCGCTGCCACTTCCGCCGCAGCCAGATTACCACGATGACGAGGATGATCACTATGACGAGGACTATGTAGACCAGGTAGGTCTTCCAGGGTGCCTGACTGACCGTCACGAACTCCGTCATTCGATTGTCCGGTCCGACCTGCTCGCTGTGCTCATTCTCATCGTAAACCTTGATGAGAATCGTCAGCTTTCCGACGACCTCGGGAGTCCAGGATATCTCTGCCCGGATCGTCTCTCCCGCTTCTATCTTGACCTGACCAGTCGGAATCAGACCAGACTCATTGTAGAATCTGACTGTGCCACCGATCTTCGTCTCCTTGTCGCCTTCTTTCAGATAGAAGTCCACGTGGACAGCGTCGGCGGTCGCATGGTTCTGCTTGTTGGTGACGTTCACGGACAGCTTTATGCTCTGACCTTCCTCGACGCTCTCGGGGTCACTGTAGAATGTCGCCGACAGGACCTCCAGATCGGGTCTCGAGGACGCGTCTGCGATGACCTTGACGGTCATGGTGGTGTTCCCAGCGTTCCCTGACCTGTCCGTTACATTGACAGTGACGTTGTATGTGTCGATTCTCTCGAAGACATGCGAGACGTTGTAGTTCCCCAGCAGCGCGGCGATTACAGTTCCGTCTCCGAAGTCCCAGTCGAACGTGAGGTTGTCGAGGTCATCGGAGTTGTCCGCTGACTCGCTGGCATTGAAGTAGTACGTCTTGTTCTCGATAGCGGAAGTCGTGGGAATGTAAGTGTCGTTCAGTAGGATGATGCGTGCCGATGGGGGTGAGATGTCGTGCACGATGAAGTCGACCGTGGCGTTAGAGCTCCAGTGGCCGACAGAATCAGCCACGGTGAGGTTCACCGTGTAGTTGCCAGGAGTGGCATAGGAGTGCGTGAAGCTCATGACGAACTGGTCCCAGATCCCATCGCCCTCAAGGTCCCACTTCCAGTCCTTGATCTCC is a genomic window containing:
- a CDS encoding glycosyltransferase encodes the protein MRIGLFTDTYLPTVDGVVNSLLTTRKTLEGMGHDVFVCAPEDKKNGNPPDEKAIYCKAREFKKYPGYRMAKVFSDRLTLAMRDYEPDLMHSHGVAVVGMKSMWASRELRVPYVLTFHTMVLDALNYYSPLKLNVSFVGWLVRRYLRFFLHRCRGVVVPTSAIAREVRALAPRVKMMEVIPTGIDTKRFNTNVSGREVREAWDLDGNDVVLHVGRLSPEKNVNTLLGAFYLVKKEKPEAKLMFVGSGPDMDNCQRHAHKLGLDDDVIFAGFIDDEMLPNYYAACDAFAITSKFETQGLVVLEAMATGKCVAGVNFRAIPEFVKDGETGFLFEPDNPFDCSRAVIRALEFNGGLKTETRRMAERYSVETCTEKLVKFYETLIENAK
- the thiD gene encoding bifunctional hydroxymethylpyrimidine kinase/phosphomethylpyrimidine kinase; amino-acid sequence: MIAALTVAGSDSSGGAGVLADTKAFASVDVHGCAVLTSVTAQNTQTVRSIHPLPVSLIEEQFAAVLTDLDVKAAKTGMLYSGEIVSVVSSALKDKGFPIVVDPVLVSTVGEPLHSTGLVDSLKRELIPMADLLTPNIHEASALAGIAVENMEDVRKACSILHGLGSENVLVKGGHFGDDATDVLFDGSTYVEFRGHRFEGDVHGSGCAFSALIAANLARQMGMEESVRRAKRRISLGFQFGYEIGKGARVINTHHVVDRYSVWKDLFDAIESLKSLLPAENVPEVGMNFGYALPLATDASEVCALRGRLIRVGDSVGSTGCPDFGASTHVARIILAAAEFNPLIRSAINLKYREETLHSCEAADLVVASFDRSKEPEGVSSMEWGTRQAMSDSGSVPDVIYDEGAKGKEPMIRLLGRNPADVLSKLKKII
- the thpR gene encoding RNA 2',3'-cyclic phosphodiesterase; translated protein: MSFRAFISVDLDPNPLIENFSKALQGTGARLKAVRIEQIHMTLKFLGPTDEGLVPKIESIMKEAVTGVKPFEIGFKGTGAFPNMNYIKVVWIGLVNSDPLADVSKFLNDEMAPLGFKREGRGFSPHVTVGRLKGSKGKEMIQEILSKTKAADFGAQMVDGLKLKKSVLETTGPIYSTIAEVPFPTD
- the pyrH gene encoding UMP kinase; amino-acid sequence: MERVVVSIGGSILDYEDISFLRDLGRTLRDAGRKVKLFIVAGGGKVSRSYIEAGRELGASERYLDLMGIRATRINAMLLSAAIGEEANPFPPASYSGVIQEAKERRIVVMGGTRPGRTTDGVAARLAQKVDADRLVNASNVDGVYTKDPRRFRDARRIGRMTHDDLIALSSGTAGKAGPNVIFDIVGARIIKKAGIALLVLDGRDLSSLRGAILGKRFKGTEVS
- the prf1 gene encoding peptide chain release factor aRF-1, which encodes MSQEIARYKFKRDLERIRDAKGRGTELISLYVPPDKQISDAMSYLRNEYSQSSNIKSKGTRKNVMAAIESIMSRLKVYKRPPENGVVFFIGHKSASADQTQMVQFVIEPPEPTPTFLYRCDSEFFVEPLLQMLEEKDTYGLIVVDRSEATVGFLRGRRIELVKNIQSLVPSKHSKGGQSARRFERLIEIAAHEFFTKVGNLANEAFLSEEGLNGILVGGPGATKDFFASKEYLHHELRKKLMDTFDTGYTDEYGLRELVEKAQNALSDLDLMREKKLIDRLLKEIKKPDAGLAVYGEQHVREALKLGAVDILLLSEGIERRRLDYICESCGAKESLSVDSVPHNKKCESCGETMVLDEEFDLLENIYNEAQAAGAKVEIVSTDSEEGQLLLKAFGGYAGILRYRVS
- the argS gene encoding arginine--tRNA ligase translates to MLRDPWAEIEDDLRDIRRKAEEKLAVEHLDIPLETPPEGLGDICFPAFQYSQALKASPEDSAERIVSAMDTGEYFSKHEAARGYVNSFIDWGKLTPQVVESILSLGPEFGCLEPKDERILLEHTSVNPTGPIHIGRSRNSIIGDTLARVLRRAGYDVTTEFLVNDTGRQMVVLTWATQNISEDELPKARRDKDDHLIVRYYQKAYEILESDTTLEKTIEDLVLRLDRGEEKIVRDVKAVAEKVMKGMVSTLKEIGVTLDSYFWESSTILDGSVHEVIESLKRSENAHSDAGAYYLDLESSGIHGWDARFFFTRKDGTSLYTTRDIAYHLGKFKRCDVAINVLGEDQKLGMKQLTLALDMMGVEKRPETVFYAFVSSPEGKMSTRSGTTVLLDDLIDESRARAAEEVKKRRPELSPERIESIANIVGTGAVRYNILRVQPEKKIVFKWEEALNFDGNTAPFIQYSHARACSILRKAPDRTGKDYGLLAHPSEIRLVNTLSRFPAVIRNCAGSLRVHSLASYAYDLSSDFNQFYRDCGVIRAESELRDARGALVECTKIVLVSCLDTMGIQAPEEM